The Pseudomonas fluorescens genome includes a window with the following:
- a CDS encoding alpha/beta fold hydrolase, whose amino-acid sequence MPIAMIDGQPLYYLDQGQGPVVLLGGSYLWDHAMWAPQIEVLSRHYRVIAPDLWGHGQSGQMPEGMSSLNDLARQMMELLDYLSIDCFHLVGLSVGGMWGTRLALAAPTRIQSLVLMDTYVGVEPEQTRQYYFSLFDKIEASGSIPEPLLDIIVPIFFRPGIDPQSALYQQFRATLAALPSDRLRASIVPLGRIIFGRDDILPRLHALDAKGTVVMCGDQDKPRPPSESREMAELIGCPHVVIPDAGHISNLENPEFVTGALLKFLTRKH is encoded by the coding sequence ATGCCAATTGCAATGATCGACGGACAACCCCTTTACTATCTGGACCAGGGTCAGGGCCCGGTGGTGCTGCTGGGCGGCAGCTATCTGTGGGACCACGCCATGTGGGCGCCGCAGATCGAGGTGTTGTCCAGGCATTACCGGGTGATCGCTCCGGACCTTTGGGGCCATGGCCAGTCGGGGCAAATGCCGGAGGGCATGAGTTCGCTGAACGATCTGGCCCGCCAGATGATGGAGCTGCTGGATTACTTGAGCATCGACTGCTTCCACCTGGTGGGGCTTTCGGTGGGCGGGATGTGGGGGACGCGGCTGGCGCTGGCGGCGCCCACGCGGATCCAGTCGCTGGTGCTGATGGACACTTACGTGGGCGTCGAGCCAGAACAGACCCGTCAGTACTACTTTTCACTGTTCGACAAGATCGAAGCCAGCGGCAGCATTCCCGAGCCGTTGCTGGACATCATCGTGCCGATCTTCTTCCGGCCGGGCATCGACCCGCAGTCGGCGCTCTACCAGCAGTTTCGCGCCACATTGGCCGCGCTGCCAAGCGATCGCCTGCGCGCCAGCATCGTACCGCTGGGGCGGATCATTTTCGGTCGGGACGACATCCTGCCGCGCCTGCATGCGCTGGATGCCAAGGGCACAGTGGTGATGTGCGGCGACCAGGACAAACCGCGTCCGCCGTCCGAGTCGCGGGAAATGGCCGAGCTGATCGGTTGCCCCCACGTGGTGATTCCGGACGCGGGGCATATTTCCAATCTGGAGAATCCGGAATTCGTGACCGGGGCGTTGCTGAAGTTCCTGACGCGCAAGCACTGA